The Priestia koreensis genomic interval TTTATAGGTGTTTTGATTATCGAGGCTCTACAATAAGCTTGATTGCTGTACGTTCTTCGCCATCTATTTGAATATCTGTAAAAGCTGGAATACAAATTAAGTCAACACCACTAGGAGCGACAAAACCTCTAGCAATTGCCACGGCTTTTACCGCTTGATTTAAGGCGCCAGCACCAATTGCCTGGATTTCAGCTGCACCTCTTTCACGCAAAACTCCCGCTAGAGCACCAGCCACAGAGTTAGGATTTGATTTCGCTGAAACTTTTAAGATTTCCACATCTAGTTCCTCCCTATCTTTTACAAGGTATGTTCAAGTTCAGTAGAAAAATGGCCTAATTCATTTCATTGATACTATATTCACGATTTTGTAAAGGTATTCCTGCTTGTTCTACCTAAATTTTCAAAACCAGAGGGTATAGTAACTCATTCCCTTTTATCAGAAATATATTCCAAATTCTGCACATTCATGAACAAATAAAAAATGGTAGAGCATCATTCGCTCTACCACCTGGCGTATTACATATCAAAATAAGGATGATCATCATTAATAAGAATGCGTTCAATCTTATTTGCTTTCCCCGTTTTTGCATCAATGTCCACCACTACAGCGCTTAGCTGTGTGCGTCCCTCCGCTACTTCAAAACGAACAGGTAAAGATGTTTTAAACTTTTTAATAACCGCATGACGGTCTGTACCTAAAATGCCATCGTATGGGCCTGTCATTCCAACATCTGAAATATAAGCCGTTCCTCTTGGAAGAACACGATTATCGGCTGTTTGAACGTGTGTATGCGTTCCAACTACTGCTGATACGCGTCCGTCTAAATACCAGCCCATCGCTTGCTTTTCACTTGTTGCTTCACCGTGGAAATCAACGAAGATAATGGACGTTTTCTTACGCGCCTCTTCGACAAGCTCATCTGCTTTTTCAAACGGGCAATCAAGTGGCGGTAAAAATGTTCTTCCTTGAAGATTAATCACGGCTACGGTTTGATTACCATATGTATAGTAGGTGATTCCTTTGCCAGGCGTTCCTTCTGGGAAGTTTGCTGGACGAATCATTTGTTTTGCATCATCAATAAAGTCAAAG includes:
- the spoVS gene encoding stage V sporulation protein SpoVS, coding for MEILKVSAKSNPNSVAGALAGVLRERGAAEIQAIGAGALNQAVKAVAIARGFVAPSGVDLICIPAFTDIQIDGEERTAIKLIVEPR
- a CDS encoding TIGR00282 family metallophosphoesterase — protein: MKILFVGDIVGSPGRDMVQDYLPRLKQKYNPETIIVNGENAAHGKGITEKIYRQLLNAGANVVTLGNHAWDKKEIFDFIDDAKQMIRPANFPEGTPGKGITYYTYGNQTVAVINLQGRTFLPPLDCPFEKADELVEEARKKTSIIFVDFHGEATSEKQAMGWYLDGRVSAVVGTHTHVQTADNRVLPRGTAYISDVGMTGPYDGILGTDRHAVIKKFKTSLPVRFEVAEGRTQLSAVVVDIDAKTGKANKIERILINDDHPYFDM